One part of the Dermacentor silvarum isolate Dsil-2018 chromosome 6, BIME_Dsil_1.4, whole genome shotgun sequence genome encodes these proteins:
- the LOC119457069 gene encoding acetylcholinesterase-like yields MAWQKEALVLASTLVVYTLSSSDVVVTSSQGKLRGRSNAVFGNPVETFLGVPYALPPVGNRRFRKPVPLTTWDGVYDATVPKQSCMQPVQSGRFEAPVPFSEDCLYLNVWTPSTSDSLRRPVLVWFYGGLYMVGSAYVDIYNATVLAAFNDLVVVSCDFRSSMYGFFESGDAEEGPGNVGLWDQRLVLVWIRDNIAAFGGDPDQVTLFGVSSGSMLAHAHVLSPLSRGLFRRVYLMSGTLNINVHSDSATDSVYKGNQVAAIVGCATPFQDLTTHTRRVLDCLRNVTADRIDAATVIAMLPGLVFFMPTFRSEFIPMLPSAASEAGAFSPVDAVVSVTSNEGSFAFVNQFDQRLLDPCLSDIDMETLQAEVEQLLRMWVKEKVLPFAQGYVATAAPGNKIALRDKAVDFLGKHNAYCQSRFFAEDHSKFAINVYAQVFAHRSKKSTLPEWVAASHMDDVPYTFGIPFLEPDKYTDEDRNFSAVLMKSLAAFAENGVPKIPELQYWPPFSATSPNFAWLQPGNYSLLKDFLGTTCDLWRNFL; encoded by the exons TTCGGACGTCGTCGTTACCAGCTCGCAGGGCAAATTGCGAGGCCGCTCTAATGCCGTATTTGGAAATCCTGTTGAGACGTTTCTCGGCGTTCCCTACGCGCTtccaccggtcggaaatcgaagGTTTCGCAAACCAGTGCCTTTGACCACTTGGGATGGCGTCTACGACGCGACGGTGCCGAAGCAGTCCTGCATGCAGCCTGTTCAGTCGGGCCGCTTCGAAGCCCCCGTGCCGTTTTCTGAGGACTGCCTGTATCTTAACGTGTGGACACCGAGCACGTCCGACTCACTGCGAAGACCGGTGCTGGTCTGGTTCTACGGCGGCTTGTACATGGTGGGCTCGGCGTACGTGGACATATACAACGCCACGGTGTTGGCCGCCTTCAACGACCTCGTGGTGGTGTCGTGCGACTTCCGCTCTTCTATGTACGGCTTCTTTGAGTCAGGCGACGCCGAAGAGGGGCCCGGCAATGTGGGGCTTTGGGACCAGCGGCTCGTGCTTGTGTGGATCCGCGACAATATCGCGGCGTTCGGTGGGGACCCCGACCAAGTGACACTCTTCGGGGTCAGTTCCGGATCCATGCTGGCCCACGCTCACGTCCTCTCACCGCTGAGCAGGGGACTGTTCAGACGCGTGTACCTGATGAGCGGCACATTAAACATCAACGTTCATTCTGACTCTGCGACAGACAGCGTCTACAAAGGTAACCAAGTTGCGGCAATTGTAGGATGCGCGACCCCATTTCAAGACCTCACTACGCATACGCGGCGTGTTCTGGACTGCCTCCGAAACGTAACAGCCGATCGTATCGACGCAGCGACGGTTATCGCCATGCTACCAGGTCTAGTATTCTTCATGCCCACGTTCAGGAGTGAATTCATTCCTATGCTCCCTTCGGCCGCCAGCGAGGCAGGTGCGTTCTCTCCCGTGGACGCAGTCGTAAGCGTCACGTCGAATGAGGGAAGCTTTGCATTCGTGAACCAATTCGACCAAAGGTTGCTCGATCCCTGTCTAAGCGATATCGACATGGAAACGTTGCAAGCTGAAGTAGAACAGCTGCTCCGTATGTGGGTAAAAGAAAAAGTGTTGCCGTTTGCCCAAGGTTATGTCGCCACTGCCGCTCCAGGCAACAAAATAGCGCTGAGAGATAAGGCTGTTGACTTCCTAGGCAAGCACAACGCATACTGCCAAAGCCGATTTTTCGCTGAAGATCACTCCAAGTTTGCAATCAACGTGTACGCGCAAGTTTTCGCACATAGGTCGAAGAAGTCGACGCTGCCAGAGTGGGTCGCAGCGTCTCACATGGATGACGTTCCCTACACTTTCGGAATTCCTTTCTTGGAGCCGGACAAGTACACTGACGAGGACAGGAACTTTAGCGCAGTGCTCATGAAGAGCCTGGCAGCGTTCGCCGAAAACGG GGTGCCCAAAATTCCTGAGCTGCAGTACTGGCCGCCATTCTCTGCCACTTCTCCAAACTTTGCGTGGCTTCAGCCTGGAAACTACAGCCTGCTGAAAGATTTCCTCGGCACAACCTGCGACCTGTGGAGAAATTTTCTGTAG